The genomic stretch GGCGATTGCGCGGGCGTCCTATCTGGCCTCGGTCGACCTGGCCAAGGAAAAGGGTGCCTTCCCGCTGTTCGACGCCGATGCCTATCTGGCATCCGGCAACATGATGAACATGGACGAGGACGTGCGCGACGCGATCCGCACCCACGGCATCCGCAACGCCCTGCTGACCTCGATTGCGCCCACCGGCACCATCTCGCTGTACGCAGGCAACGTCAGTTCGGGGATCGAGCCGGTCTTTGCCTATGCCTACACCCGCAAGGTGCTGCAAAAGGACGGATCGCGCACCGAGGAAGAGGTTGTCGATTACGCCGTGCAGATGTGGCGCGACCTGAAAGGCGATGCCGAACTGCCCGACTATTTCGTGAACGCCCAGACGCTGGCCCCCGCAGACCACGTCAAGATGCAGGCGGCGGCGCAGAAATGGATCGACAGTTCGATCTCGAAAACCATCAACTGCCCCGCCGACATCAGCTTTGATGCGTTCAAGGATGTGTATATGCAGGCGTGGGACACCGGCTGCAAAGGCTGCACAACCTACCGTCCAAACGACGTGACCGGCAGCGTGCTGAGCGTGTCGGAAGACAAGCAGGCCCCCGAAGTCATCGCCAATTCCGACGCCGAACCGATGCAGCCGCATGGCGACGTGATCTATATGGCCGATCCGCTGGACCGCCCCGAAACGCTGGAGGGCAACACCTACAAGGTGAAATGGCCCGACAGCGAACATGCGATCTATATCACCATCAACGACGTGGTGATCGGCGGGCGCCGCCGTCCGTTCGAGGTGTTCATCAACTCCAAGAACATGGAACATTTTGCATGGACCGTGGCGTTGACACGGATGATTTCGGCTGTGTTCCGGCGCGGGGGCGATGTGTCGTTCGTAGTGGAAGAGCTTAAGGCGGTCTTTGACCCGCGCGGCGGCGCATGGATGCGCGGGAAATACATTCCGTCGATTCTTGCCGCGATTGGCGGCGTGATCGAGCAGCATATGGTTGTCACCGGCTTTATCGCGGGCGAAGGTATGGGGCTGAAATCGGACCCGACTGCGGAAGTCGTCGAAATGGAGAACGCCGCGCCGCGCGGCAAAGCCTGTTCCTCTTGCGGCAGCTACGAGCTGCGTATGGTCGAAGGGTGCATGACCTGTGCATCCTGCGGGTTCAGCAAATGCGGGTGATGGGTAGAAGTGGCTTTTTTGTAGGCTGTTATGGGGGGTAATTGAGAGCCATTTGGCCCAAAAAAACGACCTTTGGGTGGGGCTTTAGTGACCACTGATAGCTAAGCCATTGAAATTGTTGACGTTGAGAAATGCCGATCCGAGAGGGTCGGCATTTTCGTTTCAGGGCTGAACTCCCGGCGCTGAGGTTGACCGACCCCGCAAAATGTTCTCATTACGTTCTCAAGGATCCGGATCCTCTTGTTGAAACATGGCAGCTCCACGCTGCCAGATGCTGGCCGCCCAAAAGATGGGCGGGCCGGTTCAGAGAGGACACCAAATGCCACGCATAAAATTTGCCGACGTCGCTTTCCCGGATCACAACCTGCCTTCGGCACACGACATCGAAGTTCGTCTAAGGAAGTTCCTGGATCGTTTCAGAGAACAAATCGGGAGCCCAAAATTTGACTACGCGCTGTCCGAAGCCGACCGGCTAAAAGTACGGCGAAGGGCGGCAGCATATCTCAGCGCAGTTTCACGCCGATCAGGCATGGACCATCTTGACCCGAAGGAGCGTGCGCGACTCGAGGTGTTCCGCAATGGCGCACAGATACAACCAGTGGAGACCGAGCACCGCGCCGACGAAATCGCCAGTTGTCTCCACACTGAGATGCCGTGGATGGCTCCTGCAACAGAGCGTCTTTGGCACGACATGCGGGCCTCAGTCCGCAACGGCGATCCTGCGCCCCTTGTCCGGCCAATGCTCCTGGTCGGTCCGCCCGGGATCGGCAAAAGCCACTTTGCCCGCCTGCTGGGCGCGCAGCTCACCGTGCCGACGACAATCATAGAAGCCACGGGTGAGCCCGCCTCATTCGTTGTCACGGGGTCTCAAAAGGGATGGGGATCGGCGGGCCCGGGAAAGGTTCTGGAAGGGATCATGGCGTCTCAGATTGCGAATCCTGTGGTCGTGGTCGACGAGATCGAGAAGGCGGGGCCATCGGTTTCTACGAAGGGGCAATCCTATGATTTGTCTCAAGGCTTATTGCCGCTCCTCGAGCGATTGACTGCACAAAGCTGGAGCTGTCCCTATTACAGGGTGCAGTTCGACATGTCATGGATCACGTGGATTCTCACAGCAAACAGCGTGAACGGTCTGCCAGCCCCGTTCCTGAGCCGATGCCCTCCCATCGAACTGCGCGCCCTGACGCAAGAACACCTGTTCGGCTTTGCGGAACGGGAAGGGTTACGACGTGACCTTCCCCCAGATGCCGTTGATACCGTCAAGGACGTCATCATGGCGATCAAGACCCCGCACAACGTCAGTCTGCGTTCGGTCATCCGAATGCTGGATGCCGTGGATCAGTTGATGCACCGGCCCGCCTTGCATTGAACAATGTCGGCGGGGCCGAGGTGTGTCTCGTCCGAATGACCTTAATGCCCGTCCCTCAATCAAACTATCAGATTCATAATGGAGTTCCCCATGAACAATAGAGACTTCTGGGCTCAGAAAATACGTACTGCCATCACCGCTGCTGACGCCGGACCTTCCGAAACCGACCTCGCCGGCGCACCAATCCTGACATATTGGCGTCCACATGTATCTCGCCATGGCGCCCCCATACTCTGGGGGATCGCGTCTGGTCACCCAAGGCTGAAAGGCGGCTGGATCACGACATCCCAGCTTGTCGCGATTGACGTCGACCAGGGTTGGGCGCGCACGGCATCACGGTGGTATGCGCTGGGTCGTCCATTCTCCGACTATGAGAGGACCATAGCCAAGGGTCTCGGGATGGGAGAGGCCCCTCCCGGGTTCGTACAGATGGACGTACCTGGGTATCGGCCGCTGGATGACTTGTCGCTGCTCGACGAGCTTTTGATGGCTTGGCGTGACCGTATCCGGCAGGACGACACGGGAGGGGACTGAAATGTTCAATGAAAAGACCGCAGTTTGGGTTCGAGAAGGAGACCGGATTCCGCCTACGATTGACATCGCCGGGGGCCGCTATGAAGCTACAACCAGTATGGACAAGATCAACATGCCCGATGGACTGACAGCCTTCAATTCCTTCTACTTGCCATGGCGAGACCTTCCCGGTTCTCTTCCAGAAGACATCGATATCTTTGCTGTCGGCGATGTCCATGGGCAGGCAGATCTACTTGAGCAGGTTATCCGCGAAATCAGGAATACCCCACGCGAAGCGCCTAAACGGCATCTTGTCTTTTTGGGCGACCTTATTGATCGGGGACCTGCATCCATCCGCGCTGTTGATCTGGCGATGAGAGCCGGGCAGCTTGCGGATGTGGGTGATCTACATGTTCTGCCCGGCAATCATGATCTTGTTTTGATGCTGGCACTCGAAGGTCCAAAGTATCTCGACTTCTGGGCCAGGCTCGGCGGTGACAAAGTCATGGCCGAGCTTGGTCTGTCGGCAGAAACGCACAGCTGGGACGAGATAGCGGCAAAGCTGAAAGATAATCTGCACCCTGAATATCTGAACTCAATGGCTTCGGGGGCGACACATCTCTATCTTGGCGACCTCCTGTTTGTGCATGCAGGCATACACCCATTTCAGAACCGCACAGCTTTTCTGGGGTTGTCCCGCCGCTTCATCAAAATGGAAGATCACTGGGCGAATATCCGTCATACTTTTTTGACCCACCGCGGCGGGTGGGACGTCAACGATCCTGATCCGGAGCGGCGCGCACAAAAGCCGACGGTCGTCGTGCATGGCCACACGCCAGCGGTGCGCCAGGACCTCGTCGAAGCCAGGGATTTGGATATTTGTGACGGTGTCGATGACTATCGAACGGTAGCACTCGATATTGGTGCCGCGTACAGACCTCAATTGGCGTTCGCACATTTTAGGACCCGCGAAGGCAAAGGCGAGGTTCAGATCCGTGCGGTAAGCAAGCCAAACGCTTGAAGCGAACGGCCCTAACCGGACATTCGAGCTTAGCAAAATTCAACAGGTTGCCTTCCCGAAAGCTGCCGTTCGTGTTGGGCGCGGCATATTCGGCTGGTCGGGTGACTGCTTTGCGGACCAAGCTGTCGTTTCCAATGAGCGTCATGCTTGCGAGCTGAGCTCCCGCCGCGCTACCGTGAGTATTAACCGGGACAGCTCGTGAAGCTGGTCGGCGGCCAGCCGATTGATCTGCCAGAACAGGTGCCGCTCCAGCATCTGTCCGGGGGCCAGCTCGACCAGATCTCCGCGCTCGAGATGGCGTCTGGCGAGCTGTACCGGATTGAGCGCCCACCCCATGCCGGCGAGGCTTCCCTCAAGGAAGCTCTGCGTCGAAGGAAGCCAGTGCGTGGGGAATGACATGTCTTGCCCGAAAACCTCGCGCGCCCAGACGTTCTGGAGCCGGTCCTTCTGGTCGAAGGTGAGAGCGGGCGCGCGTTGGAACGCCTCCTTCGTGAGGCCGTCAGGGAAGTATCGGGCAACGAAGTCGGGGCTCGCCGTCGCCTGGTAGCGCAGCGCACCGAGCGGCGTGACACGACACCCCTGCACAGGACGTTCCAGCGAGGTAACGGCGGCAAGCACGCGACCGCGCCGCAGCCAGTCGGCGGTATGGTCCTCGTCGTCGATCGCCACATTCACGAGATAGTCGGTGGCCCTGGTGAAGGAGGCGATGGCCTCGAGAAACCAGGTCCCGAGGCTGTCGGCGTTCGTCGCCACGTTGAGGGTTACCTGTCCGGCACCTTCCGCCCCGGAAAGTTCAGGCAGATGTTCCATGAGATCCTTTTCGAGCATCCCCACGCGGTCCATGTGCCGGCAAAGCGCAAGGCCTTTGTCCGTGGCGGTGCATGGCGTTCCACGCTCGATGAGCACCGCGCCGAGGCGTTCCTCGAGATGCTTGATGCGCTGCGAGACAGCCGACGGGGTCACGTTGAGAGAAGCGGCGGCTCTTTCGAAGCTGCCGGTCCTGACGACCGCGGCGACGGCGCGAAGAGCTGCATAGTCCACAGCCATTTAGTTTTCCTTTATTGGCATTAGCGTCTTTAATTTGTCTAATCTACTGCGACCGAATAGTCCAAGGGCAGTTTTTTTGAACCAGAGGCCCACATATGGATATCGCAGTTTTTTTCACCGGCATGATGATGAGCCTCAGCCTCATCGTGGCGATCGGCGCGCAGAACGCCTTCGTGCTGCGACAGGGGTTGCGCGGCGAGCACGTCCTGGCTGTCTGTCTCACTTGCGCGGTCTCGGACGCGATCCTGATCACCGTCGGGGTGACCAGCTTCCACACCGTCTCGGAGTGGTTGCCCTGGCTCGAGCCGGTGATGCGCTACGGCGGCGCGGCCTTTCTGATCTGGTATGGCGTGAAGAGTCTTCTGTCCGCGTTGCGCTCGAATGAGGCGTTGGCCGCGGATTCCTCGCTGCCGATGACCGATCTCTTCCGCACGCTGATCGCCTGCCTCGCGATCACTTGGCTGAACCCCCATGTGTATCTTGACACGGTCGTCCTGCTGGGGACCATTTCCACGCAGTTCACCGACAGCCAAGGGTCTTTCGCGATCGGCGCGATTTTGGGGTCGTTCGTGTTCTTCTTCGCTCTCGGCTACGGTGCCACCAAGTTGAGACCGGTGTTCGAGCGGCCAGCGGCCTGGCGCGTCCTGGAGACGCTCATCGCGCTGGTAATGTGGCTCATCGCCTTCAAGCTGCTGGCCGGAACCTGATAGGACACGTCATGGAGAATTTCAACCACCTGCTCGTCGTCTTCACCGCCTATGTGATCCCGGCCGGGAGCCCCGGTCCGAGCACCCTTCGGATCATGGGCGTGGCGATGAACCATGGTCGCCGGGCCGGGCTGGCCCTGGCGGCGGGCGTCATCTCCGGATCGCTGTTCTGGGGGCTGTCTGCGGCCACCGGTGTTTCCGCGCTGCTCGCGCGCTATGCCGAGGCCCTGATCTTCCTGAAGATCTGCGGCGGCCTATACCTGCTCTACCTCGCGGGGCGCGCAGCCCAGAATGCGCTGTCTTCCAACCCGGCAACCTCAACCGGACCGGCACGATCCGATACTCCTCCGTCCTCGGCCGCGCTCTACCGTCATGGATTGATCATGCATCTGGCGAACCCGAAAGCCGTGTTGGCCTGGATCGCCCTCGTCACGCTTGGCCTCGGTGCTGAGCCATCCTGGCATGATGTGGCCACCATTCTGGCAGGTTGCGCAATCCTGAGCGTGATGATCTTCACCGGCTACGCGGTCGTGTTTTCCACGGAACCGATGATCCGCCTCTACCGGCGGGCCCGACGCGGAATCGAGGGCGTTCTGGCCGCCTTCTTCGGGTTCGCCGGCCTGCGCCTGCTCATGTCACGCTTTTGAAGGAGATGTTCACATGACCTTGTTCACCGGCCTCTCGGCCTTCCCGCTCACGCCCATTGATGACGAGGGGCAGCTGAAATCCGAGCTTCTGCAACGGTTCCTCGAGCGGATCGTGGCTGCGGGAGCGGATTCCATCGGACTGCTCGGCAGCACCGGTGGATACGCCTACCTGACACCGGAAGAGCGCAAGCGGACCCTCCGGGCCGCCGTAGATTGCGTGGCGGGACGGACACCGCTTGTCGTCGGTGTCGGCGCTCTCACGACCGATGTTGCCGAGGACCTCGCGCGAGACGCCCGGAAAGCCGGGGCGGACGGCCTGCTTCTTGCGCCCATGTCCTATCAGCCGTTGACCGATGATGAGGTCTTTCGCCATTTCGAGGCCGTCGCCGCGGCCGGCGAGCTGCCCCTGTGCATCTACAACAACCCGGGCACCACCAAATTCACCTTCAGCCCGGACCTGATCGCGCGTCTGGCCGAAATCTCGAACGTGGCCGCGGTCAAGATGCCTTTGCCGGCGGACAGCGATTACGCGGGCGAGATGCGGAGCCTGCGGGCCGTGACGCCGGATGGCTTCGCCGTGGGCTATAGCGGCGACTGGGGGGCGAAGGACGCGCTGCTCGCCGGCGGTGCCTGCTGGTATAGCGTCGTGGCCGGCCTCTTGCCGGAACCCGCTCTCGCGCTCACCCGCGCGTCTCAGGCCGGGAATGCGGCCGAAGCCGAGCGCATCGATCACGCTTTCGCTCCCCTTTGGGCGCTGTTCCGCGAGTTCGGCAGCTTCCGCGTGATGTTTACCATCGCGGAGATCCTCGGTCTCGGGCGCATCACCCCGCCGCGTCCGATCCTGCCGCTCGAGCCTGCCTCCCGCGAAAGGGTCGAGGTGGCGCTGCGTCCGCTGCTCCAGGACGCCGTCTGATCAGGGGACTGTGCTTACGCCGGGAATGTCTTGAAAGGGCTGATTCTGTTGAAAAACTCGTGCTTGATCGAAGCGTAGGTTGCTGATTCAATTCTTCTGACGAGCGGGAGGGTTTGACGATGATGGGGCCGAGACAGGAAGCACAGGCAGCACTTTTCTACGAGTTCTCGCTTGAGGATCATGTCCCGCAAGACCACCTGCTGCGATCGATCGACCGGTTTGTCGACCTGAGCAGCATCCGTGCCCATTTGGCGGATTTCTACAGCCACACCGGCCGTCCCTCCGTCGATCCCGAGCTGCTGATCCGGATGCTGCTGGTCGGATACTGTTTCGGCATCCGGTCGGAACGACGGCTCTGTGAGGAAGTGCATTTGAACCTGGCTTATCGCTGGTTCTGCCGTCTCGATCTGAACGATCGCATTCCAGACCATTCGACCTTCTCAAAGAACCGCCATGGCCGTTTCCGCGAGAGCGAGCTGCTGCGCCATCTGTTCGAGACGACAGTTGCACGTTGCATTGAAGAAGGACTTGCCAGCGGGCAGCGCATGGCAGTGGACGCCAGCCTGATCGAAGCGGATGCGAACAAGCAGAACTCAACCCCGAAGGAAGAATGGGATGCGTCGACCATCGATCCGGCAGACGCGGGTCGCGCGGTCCGCGAGTATCTCGACACGCTCGACGATGCTGCATTTGGCGCTGCCAGCGATGTCCAGCCCAAGTTCACCTCGCATTCCGATCCGGCCAGCCAGTGGACTGCGGCCCGCAAAGGGCCTGCTTTCTTCAGCTATTCCGACAATTACCTGATCGACACGGATCACGGTGTTATTTTGGACGTCGAAGGCACCCGTTCGATCCGGCAAGCCGAGGTTGGATCGACGATGACCATGCTGACACGGGTGAAAGACAAGTTCGATCTGGTCCCTGACTGGATGATTGCCGATACCGCCTACGGCTCCGGCCCGATGCTCGGCTGGCTCGTAGATCGCAAGATCGATCCTTACATCCCGGTGATCGACAAGGCCGGACGAGAGGACGGCACCTGGACACGCACAGACTTCGAATGGGATGCTGAGAATGACCAATACATCTGCCCCGAGGGTCACGCGCTCAAGCAGTTCCGCCGGAATTATTCCGATCCGAACCGGGGACCGACGGGCAAGGGCACCGCACGCTATCGCGCCTTGAAAGACGTCTGCCAGGTCTGCCCGTCCAAGCAAAAATGCTGCCCCAACGCTGATGCGCGCAAGATCACCCGCGAGGAGCACGAAGATGCCCGCCAAGTCGCTCGGGATCTGGCCAAGACCGAAGAATACGAGATCGCGATGAAGCTCAGAAAGAAGGTTGAGATGCTCTTCGCCCACCTCAAACGCATTCTCGGTTTGGGACGATTGCGATTACGCGGGCCGTGCGGCGCAAATGACGAATTCCTCCTCGCCGCCACCGCCCAAAACCTCCGCAAACTGGCCAAGATCCTTCCTGCACCGCAGCAAATGCGCAAAGCCTGACAAGAAAGGCGCTCGCGCCGAATTCAGAACGGATATTTCTGCGCCCGCAAACGTTAGTTTTTCCACAAAATCGGCTCGTTGCCGCCATTCTCCGCTTCGCAGCATCCATTCGGATCAACCCAGATCGCGCCAGCACAGACGGCCCTTAGCGGACGTTCGGTCCAAACCCGTCCAATGGCTTCTTTATCTCATAACCTATCTAAGGCGTGAAAACCGGCAAGTCCGACGGGGCGCGCATGCGCCCCGCCCTTTGGCATAGCAGGAAAATGCCGTTATTGCCCCGAGAGGGCCGCGTAGACCGCGCTCTCGAAATCCATATACCCTGGAAAGGAGACCCCATCTGCGAACGGCAGGATCTGCGTTGCCCAGTAGCCGCCGATCCCATTCTTTCGATCTATCCAATAGTAGCTGTTCGCCAGCCCGGCCCAGCCGATGGCGCCGGCCGGGCGCCCGGTGGACGCGTCTTCGGTGTTGACCATGAAGGTGTAGGACCAGTCCTTGGGTATGCCCGGAAAGAACTCTGCATCATTCGAAAGCGAGGGAATGACGCCGGGCAGCATGGTGACTTTCTGCGGTGGGACAAGTGCGCCCTGCACGGCCCATTCGACGGTTTCGGGTTTCAGGACCCGCCCGTTCGGACCGGCACCGTCGTTCAACCACATGCGGATAAACTTCATGTATTCCGGCACAGTCGCGTAGAGCCCGTGGCCGCCCATGTGGACCTCAGGGTCATCAGGTAGTGCGAAGTCGTCCATCGGGGTCAGCCCGCCATCCTCGCCCCGCGCGTGGATGGTCGCGGTCCGCTCCTTCATGTCGGGCGTCCGGGTAAAGGCGATATCCTGCATGCCGAGCTGGTCGAAGATCCTCTCTTTCATAACCTCGCCCAGGCGTTTGCCGCGGATGCCTTCGACGACCTGTCCGACCCAGTCGATGTTCGTGCCGTATTCCCACTTCGTGCCCGGATCGAATAGCAGCGGGGTTTCGATGCAGGCGCGGCTGCCGGTGACGACAGAGGGCTGGCCCTGCTCTTCGGCGAGGCGCTTATAGGTCTCGTTAAAGAAATCATAGCCAAAACCGGCCGTGTGCAGCATCAGTTGGCGGGTCGTGACATCACTTTTGGGGGCGCGCAGTCTGGGGGTGCCGTCCGCGTCGAACCCGTCGATCACCTTCAACTCACCGATGGCCGGGGCGTAGTTTTTCGCAGGCGCATCGAGGTCCAACAAACCCTCCTCGACACATTGCAGGGCTGTGGTGCCAGCGATTGCCTTGGTGGTCGAGAAGATGGCGAAGACCGTGTCCTCCGTCATTGCGTCGCCGTCCAGCCGCCGCTCTCCGGCCGCGCCGGCGTAGATATCGCCATTGCGGTCCGTTGCCATCGCGACAACCCCGGGCACACGCGACGGACCGGTGCCCAGTCCGTTCAGAACGGCGTCACACCGGATTTTCAGATCGTTTGGGTTGATGTCCTTCATTGGTTCCTCCCTTGAAGATGTGAAGAGAAGAATGCGGAACACTGATCGGCCGCGCTGTTCGCAACCGGTATGTTCTGTCCGATTTCGGAAACGAAGTCAGTGCGGGCGGACGCGTCGTGCGACCCGACCACGCGTCTGCGACGGCGTTTCTCCGAACCTTTCTCGATACCGGCCGGCCAGAGCGCCGAAGTTCGAAAAGCCCCAGTCTGCGGCGATCACGGTGACGGTCACATTGGCTGGCAAAGTTTCAAGATCCCGGCGAAAGCCGTCAAGCCGCCGCGCCACGAGGAATGCCCGAGGCGAAATACCTCGAAACTTCTGAAATCCGCCGGACAGTGTCCTTGCAGAAACGCCGACACGCTTGGCCACATCGCCGATTGAAGGTGCTTCGCGCGCTTCGGCTTCCATGATCTCCTCGGCCGCGCGAACGTAACCGGGGGCTGCACAGCGGGCCCCGGTCTCAAGGCTCAACCCAGCGGCCGATGCCCACTGTCGCAGAAGTTCGACGCAAAGCATCTCTTCGATATGCCGCACCAAGACTGCGTCGGATGAGACTTCGCCCGCGCGCGTTAAGGCACGGGTGGCATAATCGAGAAGCGCGGGCCAGGCTGAGTTGGGGCCGCCGATCTTGACACGGCTCGTCCACAGGCGGTCATCCGGCACGAAACCGAACCACCTCTCGGCCGTATCAACCATCGCCTGATGCGGGATCGTGAGGTTCAGCTGCATATGGTCGGGATCACCCTCAAGCCAATATTCGGCTCGGGAGCAATCTACGACAAAGCTTTCCCCGGCAGCGGTTGCAATAGAGCCACCATCGGTTTGATGATCCAATGCCCCGCGCAGGGTGTTAAGAACAAGGATGTTTCCGGCATCAGGATCGAAACGGTCAAGGTGAATGCCGGTGCCGTAGGCAAACCGGGTCATGGTCACACAGCCCGCCTTC from Pseudosulfitobacter sp. DSM 107133 encodes the following:
- a CDS encoding adenosylcobalamin-dependent ribonucleoside-diphosphate reductase translates to MTRFAAPIAEQIWDMKYRFKAADGTPKDATVEDTWRRIARDLAQVESDPSTWEENFYGALEDFQYLPAGRITAGAGTARKVTLFNCFVMGTVPDSMGGIFDMLKEAALTMQQGGGIGYDFSTIRPKGADVKGVAADASGPLSFMDVWDAMCRTIMSAGSRRGAMMATMRCDHPDIGDFITAKSDAARLRMFNVSVLITDAFMEAVKADASWDLVFDGKVYKTVQAQDLWNQIMQATYDYAEPGVIFIDRINAANNLSYCETIAATNPCGEQPLPPYGACLLGSINMARLVADPFGANAGLDEDKMTRLVATAIRMMDNVVDTSKFPLPEQQREAQQKRRIGLGVTGLADALLMVGLRYGSDEAAAQTEAWLKAIARASYLASVDLAKEKGAFPLFDADAYLASGNMMNMDEDVRDAIRTHGIRNALLTSIAPTGTISLYAGNVSSGIEPVFAYAYTRKVLQKDGSRTEEEVVDYAVQMWRDLKGDAELPDYFVNAQTLAPADHVKMQAAAQKWIDSSISKTINCPADISFDAFKDVYMQAWDTGCKGCTTYRPNDVTGSVLSVSEDKQAPEVIANSDAEPMQPHGDVIYMADPLDRPETLEGNTYKVKWPDSEHAIYITINDVVIGGRRRPFEVFINSKNMEHFAWTVALTRMISAVFRRGGDVSFVVEELKAVFDPRGGAWMRGKYIPSILAAIGGVIEQHMVVTGFIAGEGMGLKSDPTAEVVEMENAAPRGKACSSCGSYELRMVEGCMTCASCGFSKCG
- a CDS encoding AAA family ATPase gives rise to the protein MPRIKFADVAFPDHNLPSAHDIEVRLRKFLDRFREQIGSPKFDYALSEADRLKVRRRAAAYLSAVSRRSGMDHLDPKERARLEVFRNGAQIQPVETEHRADEIASCLHTEMPWMAPATERLWHDMRASVRNGDPAPLVRPMLLVGPPGIGKSHFARLLGAQLTVPTTIIEATGEPASFVVTGSQKGWGSAGPGKVLEGIMASQIANPVVVVDEIEKAGPSVSTKGQSYDLSQGLLPLLERLTAQSWSCPYYRVQFDMSWITWILTANSVNGLPAPFLSRCPPIELRALTQEHLFGFAEREGLRRDLPPDAVDTVKDVIMAIKTPHNVSLRSVIRMLDAVDQLMHRPALH
- a CDS encoding DUF6634 family protein, giving the protein MNNRDFWAQKIRTAITAADAGPSETDLAGAPILTYWRPHVSRHGAPILWGIASGHPRLKGGWITTSQLVAIDVDQGWARTASRWYALGRPFSDYERTIAKGLGMGEAPPGFVQMDVPGYRPLDDLSLLDELLMAWRDRIRQDDTGGD
- a CDS encoding metallophosphoesterase; this translates as MFNEKTAVWVREGDRIPPTIDIAGGRYEATTSMDKINMPDGLTAFNSFYLPWRDLPGSLPEDIDIFAVGDVHGQADLLEQVIREIRNTPREAPKRHLVFLGDLIDRGPASIRAVDLAMRAGQLADVGDLHVLPGNHDLVLMLALEGPKYLDFWARLGGDKVMAELGLSAETHSWDEIAAKLKDNLHPEYLNSMASGATHLYLGDLLFVHAGIHPFQNRTAFLGLSRRFIKMEDHWANIRHTFLTHRGGWDVNDPDPERRAQKPTVVVHGHTPAVRQDLVEARDLDICDGVDDYRTVALDIGAAYRPQLAFAHFRTREGKGEVQIRAVSKPNA
- a CDS encoding LysR family transcriptional regulator ArgP; the encoded protein is MAVDYAALRAVAAVVRTGSFERAAASLNVTPSAVSQRIKHLEERLGAVLIERGTPCTATDKGLALCRHMDRVGMLEKDLMEHLPELSGAEGAGQVTLNVATNADSLGTWFLEAIASFTRATDYLVNVAIDDEDHTADWLRRGRVLAAVTSLERPVQGCRVTPLGALRYQATASPDFVARYFPDGLTKEAFQRAPALTFDQKDRLQNVWAREVFGQDMSFPTHWLPSTQSFLEGSLAGMGWALNPVQLARRHLERGDLVELAPGQMLERHLFWQINRLAADQLHELSRLILTVARRELSSQA
- a CDS encoding LysE/ArgO family amino acid transporter; amino-acid sequence: MDIAVFFTGMMMSLSLIVAIGAQNAFVLRQGLRGEHVLAVCLTCAVSDAILITVGVTSFHTVSEWLPWLEPVMRYGGAAFLIWYGVKSLLSALRSNEALAADSSLPMTDLFRTLIACLAITWLNPHVYLDTVVLLGTISTQFTDSQGSFAIGAILGSFVFFFALGYGATKLRPVFERPAAWRVLETLIALVMWLIAFKLLAGT
- a CDS encoding LysE family translocator — translated: MENFNHLLVVFTAYVIPAGSPGPSTLRIMGVAMNHGRRAGLALAAGVISGSLFWGLSAATGVSALLARYAEALIFLKICGGLYLLYLAGRAAQNALSSNPATSTGPARSDTPPSSAALYRHGLIMHLANPKAVLAWIALVTLGLGAEPSWHDVATILAGCAILSVMIFTGYAVVFSTEPMIRLYRRARRGIEGVLAAFFGFAGLRLLMSRF
- a CDS encoding dihydrodipicolinate synthase family protein; its protein translation is MTLFTGLSAFPLTPIDDEGQLKSELLQRFLERIVAAGADSIGLLGSTGGYAYLTPEERKRTLRAAVDCVAGRTPLVVGVGALTTDVAEDLARDARKAGADGLLLAPMSYQPLTDDEVFRHFEAVAAAGELPLCIYNNPGTTKFTFSPDLIARLAEISNVAAVKMPLPADSDYAGEMRSLRAVTPDGFAVGYSGDWGAKDALLAGGACWYSVVAGLLPEPALALTRASQAGNAAEAERIDHAFAPLWALFREFGSFRVMFTIAEILGLGRITPPRPILPLEPASRERVEVALRPLLQDAV
- a CDS encoding IS1182 family transposase, translating into MMGPRQEAQAALFYEFSLEDHVPQDHLLRSIDRFVDLSSIRAHLADFYSHTGRPSVDPELLIRMLLVGYCFGIRSERRLCEEVHLNLAYRWFCRLDLNDRIPDHSTFSKNRHGRFRESELLRHLFETTVARCIEEGLASGQRMAVDASLIEADANKQNSTPKEEWDASTIDPADAGRAVREYLDTLDDAAFGAASDVQPKFTSHSDPASQWTAARKGPAFFSYSDNYLIDTDHGVILDVEGTRSIRQAEVGSTMTMLTRVKDKFDLVPDWMIADTAYGSGPMLGWLVDRKIDPYIPVIDKAGREDGTWTRTDFEWDAENDQYICPEGHALKQFRRNYSDPNRGPTGKGTARYRALKDVCQVCPSKQKCCPNADARKITREEHEDARQVARDLAKTEEYEIAMKLRKKVEMLFAHLKRILGLGRLRLRGPCGANDEFLLAATAQNLRKLAKILPAPQQMRKA
- a CDS encoding serine hydrolase domain-containing protein, with protein sequence MKDINPNDLKIRCDAVLNGLGTGPSRVPGVVAMATDRNGDIYAGAAGERRLDGDAMTEDTVFAIFSTTKAIAGTTALQCVEEGLLDLDAPAKNYAPAIGELKVIDGFDADGTPRLRAPKSDVTTRQLMLHTAGFGYDFFNETYKRLAEEQGQPSVVTGSRACIETPLLFDPGTKWEYGTNIDWVGQVVEGIRGKRLGEVMKERIFDQLGMQDIAFTRTPDMKERTATIHARGEDGGLTPMDDFALPDDPEVHMGGHGLYATVPEYMKFIRMWLNDGAGPNGRVLKPETVEWAVQGALVPPQKVTMLPGVIPSLSNDAEFFPGIPKDWSYTFMVNTEDASTGRPAGAIGWAGLANSYYWIDRKNGIGGYWATQILPFADGVSFPGYMDFESAVYAALSGQ
- a CDS encoding AraC family transcriptional regulator encodes the protein MLEHALVLDSLGAPIRHRQKTHSADWDEVEDFCRSVYMRYRVRPLDRLSLPDATMISAKAGCVTMTRFAYGTGIHLDRFDPDAGNILVLNTLRGALDHQTDGGSIATAAGESFVVDCSRAEYWLEGDPDHMQLNLTIPHQAMVDTAERWFGFVPDDRLWTSRVKIGGPNSAWPALLDYATRALTRAGEVSSDAVLVRHIEEMLCVELLRQWASAAGLSLETGARCAAPGYVRAAEEIMEAEAREAPSIGDVAKRVGVSARTLSGGFQKFRGISPRAFLVARRLDGFRRDLETLPANVTVTVIAADWGFSNFGALAGRYRERFGETPSQTRGRVARRVRPH